One Deinococcus planocerae genomic window carries:
- a CDS encoding GNAT family N-acetyltransferase, whose amino-acid sequence MTLLTVVRADASHLDALVPLFDGYRQFYGQASDPEGARAFLAERLDRGESVIFLALDGGAPLGFTQLYPSFTSVGMRRLWILNDLFVAPQGRKRGVGRALLERARQHGLETGAVRLTLSTATNNVSAQTLYEAQGWRRDEDFYTYNLTL is encoded by the coding sequence GTGACCCTCCTCACCGTCGTCCGCGCCGACGCCTCCCACCTCGATGCTCTCGTTCCCCTGTTCGACGGCTACCGCCAGTTTTATGGGCAGGCGAGCGACCCGGAGGGCGCGCGGGCCTTCCTCGCCGAACGGCTCGACCGTGGCGAGTCCGTGATCTTCCTCGCGCTGGACGGTGGGGCGCCACTCGGCTTCACGCAGCTCTACCCGTCGTTCACGTCGGTGGGGATGCGGAGGCTGTGGATTCTCAACGACCTCTTCGTCGCGCCGCAGGGACGGAAGCGGGGTGTGGGGCGGGCGCTTCTAGAACGGGCGAGACAACACGGCCTGGAGACGGGCGCCGTGCGGCTGACCCTCTCGACGGCCACCAACAACGTGAGCGCCCAAACTCTTTACGAGGCCCAGGGCTGGCGGAGGGACGAGGACTTCTACACCTACAACCTCACCCTCTGA
- a CDS encoding heterodisulfide reductase-related iron-sulfur binding cluster: MLPLEHKILFFVFALIAGAFGLWGFYRLSLRIRRGVPATEPRWDNLPGRLGYALRTTLTQERTFRRRPWVSFFHAFIFYGFTYYLLVNIVDGLEGYVHFNIHSDTFLGAAYNLLADVLSFLVLFGVVALVIRRLFTPSKRDFKFTEKTLLHPSLKRNFILRDSLIVSAFIFFHVGSRVLGQGAKMAQEGGDAFQPFSTFVGNTLFGGLSEQALQGWRVFGYWGALGSVLAFLAYFPFSKHIHIFAAPLKYTVKRPVPTGVIPPMKGLEEAMEAEEPKLGVQKLEDLEWPRLLDAYACIQCNRCQDVCPANATGKALSPAALEINKRMELNVIAAHPSPFALKPAPFESGAPTAHPLLEFAINEESVWACTTCGACMQVCPVQDEQMLDIIDIRRHQVMVAGEFPPQLQTAFRGMERASNPWGIARDKRMEWAEGLRVPTIDENPEPDVLYWVGCAASYDPGAQKVARSFVQLLDKAGVSYAVLGKKEACTGDSARRSGNEFLFQSLAQENVETLNTVRPKLIVSTCPHCMNAIGHEYKQLGGDYQVIHHTQYLENLVTAGKLPLAQLGESVTYHDPCYLGRHNGVYDAPRTLITRMAGEVLELERARDNSFCCGAGGAQFWKEEEEGRERMSDNRFREIQARLDGATQAVREHEQTGKVVAVGCPFCKSMLNSTPEKAGRDDIVVRDVAELMLESVQRATGEWMAPTEAPESTLEDSPIPTVPITAQPVAHSGETPGAGADPDILGQTSAEVINAQPGSPLGNAHTQPEPQATVPSPVTSSSADSSPRKAWKPKGGGDDVGAVATSQPPVASETGAEGSVPARKAWKPKGGGDDVSAAPVAEAASTQPPAASEAPADGVPARKAWKPRAAPDDVSAAPVTPEVQTEPQSTTEAAPARKAWKPKAAQPEVQAGETPSETTPVAAAPAPEVTPSQGERKKWSPKGASAQAAPEVSVQPQPEASAPVAEATPASQTPAPQPGERKKWAPKAAASAAPAEASDAPVEAVPPAPVAQPAFVAPSGERPKWQPRVKAEASVPAQPVAEAAPQPEPATVEPVTDETGSGGRKKWVPKKRE; the protein is encoded by the coding sequence TTGCTGCCGCTCGAACACAAAATCCTGTTCTTCGTCTTCGCCCTGATCGCGGGGGCCTTCGGCCTGTGGGGCTTTTACCGCCTGTCCCTGCGGATTCGCCGCGGCGTGCCCGCCACCGAGCCCCGCTGGGACAACCTGCCGGGGCGTCTCGGCTACGCCCTGCGGACCACGCTGACCCAGGAGCGCACCTTCCGCCGCCGCCCGTGGGTGAGCTTCTTCCACGCCTTCATCTTCTACGGTTTCACCTACTACCTGCTCGTCAACATCGTGGACGGGCTGGAGGGGTACGTCCACTTCAACATCCACTCGGACACCTTCCTCGGCGCGGCGTACAACCTGCTCGCCGACGTGCTGAGCTTCCTGGTGCTGTTCGGTGTCGTCGCCCTGGTGATCCGGCGGCTGTTCACGCCCTCGAAGCGGGACTTCAAGTTCACTGAGAAGACGCTGCTGCATCCCTCTCTCAAGCGCAACTTCATCCTGCGCGACTCGCTGATCGTCTCCGCGTTCATCTTCTTCCACGTCGGCAGCCGCGTGCTCGGGCAGGGGGCCAAGATGGCGCAGGAGGGAGGCGACGCCTTCCAGCCGTTCTCGACCTTCGTCGGGAACACGCTCTTCGGCGGGCTGAGCGAACAGGCCTTGCAAGGCTGGCGCGTCTTCGGGTACTGGGGCGCGCTCGGCTCGGTCCTCGCCTTCCTCGCCTACTTCCCCTTCTCCAAGCACATTCACATCTTCGCGGCGCCGCTCAAGTACACGGTCAAGCGGCCCGTGCCGACTGGCGTGATCCCGCCGATGAAGGGGCTGGAGGAGGCGATGGAGGCCGAGGAGCCCAAGCTCGGTGTCCAGAAGCTCGAAGACCTAGAGTGGCCCCGGTTGCTCGACGCCTACGCCTGTATCCAGTGCAACCGCTGCCAGGACGTGTGCCCGGCGAACGCGACCGGCAAGGCGCTCAGCCCGGCGGCGCTGGAGATCAACAAGCGCATGGAGCTGAACGTGATCGCGGCGCACCCCAGCCCCTTCGCCTTGAAGCCCGCCCCCTTCGAGTCCGGCGCCCCCACCGCCCACCCCCTGCTCGAATTCGCCATCAACGAGGAGTCGGTGTGGGCCTGCACGACCTGCGGGGCGTGTATGCAGGTCTGCCCGGTGCAGGACGAGCAGATGCTCGACATCATCGACATCCGCCGCCATCAGGTCATGGTCGCGGGCGAGTTCCCGCCGCAGCTCCAGACCGCTTTTCGCGGCATGGAGCGCGCGAGCAACCCCTGGGGCATCGCCCGCGACAAGCGCATGGAGTGGGCCGAGGGGCTGAGGGTTCCGACGATTGACGAGAACCCAGAGCCCGACGTGCTGTACTGGGTCGGCTGCGCCGCGAGCTACGACCCCGGCGCGCAGAAGGTGGCCCGCTCCTTCGTGCAGCTCCTCGACAAGGCGGGGGTGAGTTACGCGGTGCTCGGCAAGAAGGAGGCGTGCACGGGCGACTCGGCCCGCCGCTCGGGCAACGAGTTCCTGTTCCAAAGCCTCGCGCAGGAGAATGTCGAGACGCTGAACACGGTGCGCCCCAAACTCATCGTCTCCACCTGCCCCCACTGCATGAACGCCATCGGGCACGAGTACAAGCAGCTCGGCGGCGACTACCAGGTCATCCACCACACGCAGTACCTGGAAAACCTCGTCACGGCAGGCAAGCTCCCCCTCGCCCAGCTCGGCGAGTCCGTCACCTACCACGACCCCTGCTACCTGGGGCGCCACAACGGCGTGTACGACGCGCCGCGCACCCTCATCACGCGGATGGCGGGCGAGGTGCTGGAACTCGAACGCGCCCGCGACAACTCCTTCTGCTGCGGGGCGGGCGGCGCCCAGTTCTGGAAGGAGGAGGAAGAGGGCCGCGAGCGCATGAGCGACAACCGCTTCCGCGAGATTCAGGCCCGATTGGACGGAGCGACGCAGGCCGTCCGCGAGCATGAGCAGACCGGCAAGGTCGTGGCGGTGGGCTGTCCCTTCTGCAAGTCGATGCTCAACTCGACGCCCGAGAAGGCGGGGCGCGACGACATCGTGGTGCGGGATGTGGCCGAACTGATGCTGGAGAGCGTGCAGCGCGCGACCGGGGAGTGGATGGCGCCGACCGAGGCGCCCGAGAGCACGCTGGAGGACTCCCCCATCCCCACCGTACCCATCACGGCGCAACCCGTGGCCCACAGCGGCGAGACCCCGGGAGCGGGCGCCGACCCGGACATCCTGGGCCAGACGAGCGCCGAGGTGATCAACGCCCAGCCCGGCAGTCCCCTGGGCAACGCCCACACCCAGCCCGAGCCGCAGGCCACGGTGCCCAGCCCGGTCACCTCCAGCTCGGCGGATTCGTCGCCGCGCAAGGCCTGGAAACCCAAGGGTGGGGGAGACGACGTGGGGGCAGTCGCCACCAGTCAGCCGCCAGTCGCCAGCGAGACGGGGGCCGAGGGCAGTGTGCCCGCGCGCAAGGCCTGGAAGCCGAAAGGTGGTGGGGACGACGTGAGCGCCGCGCCCGTGGCGGAGGCGGCCAGCACCCAGCCGCCAGCGGCCAGCGAGGCACCTGCGGACGGTGTGCCTGCCCGGAAGGCGTGGAAGCCCAGGGCTGCCCCCGACGATGTGAGCGCCGCCCCGGTCACCCCGGAAGTCCAGACCGAGCCCCAGAGCACGACCGAGGCTGCCCCGGCCCGCAAAGCCTGGAAGCCGAAGGCAGCCCAGCCGGAGGTACAGGCGGGCGAAACACCGTCTGAGACCACACCCGTGGCCGCCGCACCTGCCCCGGAGGTTACGCCCTCGCAGGGAGAGCGGAAGAAGTGGAGTCCGAAGGGTGCCTCCGCGCAGGCTGCGCCAGAAGTCTCGGTCCAGCCCCAACCCGAAGCCTCAGCCCCCGTCGCCGAGGCCACCCCAGCTTCCCAGACCCCGGCCCCCCAGCCCGGCGAGCGCAAGAAATGGGCGCCCAAGGCCGCCGCGAGCGCTGCGCCCGCCGAGGCTTCCGACGCCCCGGTGGAGGCCGTGCCCCCGGCCCCCGTCGCCCAGCCCGCCTTCGTCGCCCCCTCCGGCGAGCGTCCGAAATGGCAACCCAGGGTGAAGGCGGAGGCCAGCGTACCCGCGCAGCCCGTCGCCGAAGCGGCTCCCCAGCCCGAGCCGGCCACGGTCGAGCCCGTGACGGACGAGACGGGCTCAGGCGGACGCAAGAAGTGGGTGCCGAAGAAGAGGGAATAG
- a CDS encoding M48 family metallopeptidase, whose product MTDPAPPTLTLSGVYFDGRTSRDRAATLEVSGGTLVLRAEGGLETRWEITQLGIDPPIPGIRRVLKFPGGARFETADDAGVSALEARLGRNRGLGRVRRLESRWGTALGAVALMVLFAWGFVAFGLPALARTAATATPDTVLATFDRETVELLEGQGYVGPSRLSAARQAQLQRVFRRVTARVGGDYPYRLLLRDGAPQDAPFELGANAFALPGGTVFMTDQLVRLARDDRELAGVLAHEAGHVTHRHGLAGVYQGLGLSLLTVAVTGDLISAGTFAAAVPAALLRSGYSRAAETESDEVAARFLLREYGTTKPLRDLLARLETQDRNADETDVEAGSRVEDLLQTHPGTAQRIRHLRELEERAKAR is encoded by the coding sequence GTGACCGATCCCGCCCCCCCCACCCTCACCCTCTCCGGCGTGTACTTCGACGGGCGCACGAGCCGCGACCGGGCCGCCACGCTGGAGGTGAGCGGGGGCACGCTCGTGCTGCGCGCCGAGGGGGGGCTGGAGACCCGCTGGGAGATCACGCAACTCGGCATCGACCCGCCCATCCCCGGCATCCGCCGCGTGCTCAAGTTCCCGGGCGGCGCACGCTTCGAGACGGCGGACGACGCGGGGGTAAGCGCCCTGGAGGCCCGGCTGGGCCGCAACCGGGGACTGGGGCGGGTGCGGAGATTGGAGTCGCGCTGGGGCACGGCGCTCGGGGCGGTGGCCCTGATGGTCCTCTTCGCGTGGGGCTTCGTGGCGTTCGGTCTGCCCGCGCTGGCCCGCACGGCGGCCACGGCCACGCCGGACACGGTGCTCGCCACCTTCGACCGCGAGACCGTCGAGCTGCTGGAGGGGCAGGGCTACGTGGGTCCCAGCCGCCTGAGCGCGGCGCGGCAGGCCCAGCTCCAGCGGGTGTTTCGCCGGGTGACTGCCCGGGTGGGGGGCGACTACCCTTACCGCCTGCTGCTGCGGGATGGGGCACCCCAGGACGCGCCCTTCGAGCTGGGGGCGAACGCCTTCGCGCTGCCGGGGGGCACGGTCTTCATGACCGACCAGCTCGTGCGGCTCGCGCGCGACGACCGGGAGCTGGCGGGCGTGCTCGCGCACGAGGCCGGGCACGTGACGCACCGCCACGGCCTCGCCGGGGTGTACCAGGGCCTCGGGCTGAGCCTGCTCACGGTGGCGGTGACGGGCGACCTGATCAGCGCGGGCACCTTCGCCGCCGCCGTGCCCGCCGCGCTGCTGCGAAGCGGCTACTCACGGGCCGCCGAAACCGAGTCCGACGAGGTGGCGGCCCGCTTCCTGCTGCGCGAGTACGGCACCACCAAACCGCTGCGCGACCTCCTCGCCCGGCTGGAGACGCAGGACCGGAACGCCGACGAGACCGACGTGGAGGCGGGCAGCCGCGTCGAGGACCTTCTCCAGACCCACCCCGGCACGGCCCAGCGCATCCGGCACCTGCGCGAGCTGGAGGAGCGGGCGAAGGCCCGCTGA
- a CDS encoding trans-sulfuration enzyme family protein encodes MPDARSDYDLTTLAARAGEEARPNLSTPLVEPIYQSTVYAYPDLGALERAMSGEEPSSFYYRNGTPNAATLERALASLEGTEGALVAASGMAAISAALLGVLGAGDHVVADARVYGVTYALLAEEFPRLGITVTFVDGCDLAAVEAAFRPETRVLHAESLTNPLMTVPDVPALARLAHDRGALLSVDNTFASPAVFRPALHGADLVTHSVSKYLSGHSTAFGGVACGRGDLIASARTRLLRLGGTISAFDAWMTLQGLKTLGLRMRAHSGNAQAVADVLANHPRVRAVYHPGLSSHPQFVRAQELYPQGFGGMLSADIEDAPAFVRALSGRIPLAPSLADVVTTLSWPWGTSHRALPEGERRRLGITPNLLRLSVGIEDIGDLLGDIEGALEQSGG; translated from the coding sequence ATGCCTGACGCCCGCTCCGACTACGACCTGACCACCCTCGCCGCCCGCGCGGGGGAGGAGGCGCGGCCCAACCTCAGCACCCCGCTCGTCGAGCCCATCTACCAGTCCACCGTCTACGCCTACCCCGACCTGGGCGCCCTGGAACGCGCGATGAGCGGCGAGGAGCCCAGCAGCTTCTACTACCGCAATGGCACGCCGAACGCCGCGACGCTGGAGCGGGCGCTGGCGAGCCTGGAAGGGACCGAGGGGGCACTCGTGGCGGCGAGCGGCATGGCCGCGATCAGCGCCGCGCTGCTGGGGGTGCTGGGGGCCGGGGATCACGTCGTCGCGGACGCCCGGGTGTACGGGGTCACCTACGCCCTGCTCGCCGAGGAGTTTCCCCGGCTGGGCATCACGGTCACCTTCGTGGACGGCTGCGACCTCGCCGCCGTGGAGGCCGCCTTTCGCCCCGAGACGCGGGTGCTGCACGCCGAGAGCCTGACCAACCCCCTGATGACCGTGCCCGACGTGCCCGCGCTCGCCCGCCTCGCCCACGACCGGGGCGCCCTGCTGAGCGTGGACAACACCTTCGCCAGCCCCGCCGTGTTCCGCCCGGCCCTGCACGGCGCCGACCTCGTGACCCACTCCGTCAGCAAGTACCTCAGCGGCCACTCGACCGCCTTCGGGGGCGTGGCCTGCGGGCGGGGGGACCTGATCGCCTCCGCCCGGACCCGCCTCCTGCGGCTGGGGGGCACCATCAGTGCCTTCGACGCCTGGATGACCCTCCAGGGCCTCAAGACCCTCGGGCTCAGGATGCGGGCGCACTCGGGCAACGCGCAGGCGGTGGCGGACGTGCTGGCGAACCATCCCCGGGTGCGGGCGGTGTACCACCCCGGCCTCTCCAGCCACCCCCAGTTCGTGCGGGCGCAGGAGTTGTACCCTCAGGGCTTCGGCGGGATGCTCAGCGCCGACATCGAGGACGCCCCCGCTTTCGTCCGTGCGCTCTCGGGCCGCATCCCCCTCGCCCCCAGCCTCGCCGACGTGGTGACGACCCTTTCGTGGCCCTGGGGCACCTCCCACCGCGCCCTGCCCGAGGGCGAGCGCCGCCGCCTGGGCATCACCCCCAACCTGCTGCGTCTCTCGGTCGGGATCGAGGACATCGGCGACCTGCTGGGGGACATCGAGGGAGCTTTGGAGCAAAGTGGGGGCTGA
- a CDS encoding nitroreductase family protein, whose protein sequence is MTVAPPHDPPTRHQTAEQVRAFFDAHRTVRHYKPVAMPPDHLGAILHAAQRAPTDATAQLYSFIRLKDAGVRERVAALTTNAHIAQASESFVVCLDVRRTRRVLEAAGHVPGEWPAIAVHFGIGDAALAGQNMLLAAEMLGYQGCWIGGVMNNLEALIEELRLPEGVLPYAALTIGVSDEPTPYRPRLPRELVVHEDAYRDADEGELRGATEVMNPIAARQGQPGDWARLLRAYFGQGGSMEERELGLVAALGRQGLRAGDRQRREEE, encoded by the coding sequence ATGACCGTCGCCCCACCCCATGACCCCCCGACCCGCCACCAGACCGCCGAGCAGGTCCGCGCTTTTTTCGATGCCCACCGCACGGTTCGTCACTACAAGCCCGTGGCGATGCCGCCGGATCACCTGGGCGCCATCCTGCACGCGGCCCAGCGGGCTCCGACGGACGCGACCGCGCAGCTCTACTCCTTCATCCGCCTGAAAGACGCCGGGGTGCGCGAGCGGGTCGCGGCCCTCACCACCAACGCCCACATCGCCCAGGCGTCCGAGAGCTTCGTGGTCTGCCTCGACGTGCGCCGCACCCGCCGCGTGCTGGAGGCCGCCGGGCACGTGCCGGGCGAGTGGCCCGCCATCGCCGTGCATTTCGGGATCGGGGACGCCGCGCTCGCCGGGCAGAACATGCTCCTCGCCGCAGAGATGCTGGGCTACCAGGGCTGCTGGATCGGCGGGGTGATGAACAACCTGGAGGCCCTGATCGAGGAGTTGCGTCTGCCGGAGGGCGTCTTGCCCTACGCGGCGCTCACCATCGGCGTGAGCGACGAGCCTACCCCCTACCGCCCCCGCCTGCCGCGAGAACTCGTCGTCCACGAGGACGCCTACCGCGACGCGGACGAGGGGGAGCTGCGGGGGGCCACCGAGGTCATGAACCCCATCGCGGCCAGGCAGGGTCAGCCTGGCGACTGGGCCCGGCTGCTGCGCGCCTACTTCGGTCAGGGGGGCAGCATGGAGGAGCGCGAGCTGGGGCTGGTGGCGGCCCTCGGGCGGCAGGGGCTCCGGGCGGGAGACCGGCAACGCCGCGAGGAGGAGTAA